The genomic DNA ttccaaaaCGCATAAAGGGTCTGTATttactcaatacccaaaaaacaaataattcaatccaaaaatgggcagaagacatgaacaggcatttttctgaagaagacatccagatggccaacaggcccATGAAAGATGCCCAGCATGACTCATCGTGGAGGAAATACACATCAAACCataatgagatcccacctcacacctgtcagaacggctaacgtcaacaagacaagaaacaacaggtgttggccaggatgtgcaGAGAAGGAAGCCCTCGtgcatgttggtgggaatgcaaactggtgcggccgccctggaaaacactgtggaggttcctcaaaaggttaaaaatagaactaccctgcgacccagcaattgtactattgggtatttaccccaaagatataaaaatactaattcaaagggatatttGCACCCCGATGTCCACGGGTGCCGTGCCGGGAGGAGCCTCGACGTCCACGGACAGATGCTGGAGGGAGGAGACGTGGTCCCTGCGCACCCCGGGTGTCACTCGGCTGGCAGAGGGGGGGGATCTCGCCATTTACACTGACATGGGGGGAGCCGGAGGGCGTGATGCCGAGGGGGGCGAGTCGGCCAGGGAGAGACATGATCGCACGGCCTCCCTCATTcggggaatttaagaaataaaataaaggagcaaagggggaaaaaatagaagcaaagagAGGCAAATCGAGAAACACTCataactctagagaacacactgatggtcaccagaggggaggcaggtggggggcctgggggaaacaggtgatggggactaGGGGGTGCACTTATCATAAGCACCGTGcgattaaaagattaaaataaagactcctgaaaattaaaaatttaaataaataataaaactgaaaactcaAGAGAGTACGGAATATGCACATCACTGGGGAACCGTGCGATAAACAGCGGAACAAGGACAGTGTCGGGCGCAGACTGTAGGAGTCACCCCACCAGAGTCTGCAGGTGGAGCAGGAGATGGGGGGCTCCTCCGAGCAAACACACTCTTATTCAGTGAGGGGTTTGCGGCCACGTGTGGAGCATCTGCAGAGGCCAGAATTCACACCAAAGACACACAAGCAAATATGGAAAGAGGAGCCCAGGTTGTCCAGACACACCCAACCCTGAGCTGGTCGACCAACAGGAACTGTGCGCCTCAGTGTTTCCACACACAAGCAACCAGGCATCACCGGACACACTCAGAGCCTTGGGGACAAACATCGCACCACAAATAAGCCCCTAAGGGTTGTCAGGAAATACACGCTGAGCAACAAGGAAAAGGAAGGCTGGTGCAGGCTCAGACGAGGCTCAGCACCCCAGGGACAGGTATAAAAGCCCCGACACCCAGAGCACCTCACTCGCACACCTGTCACACACACCCCTGTCCTGCTCACCTCCCAGCACAAAACTCCAGCATGGCTGACACCTGCTGCTCCCGGACCTGCCTTATTGCCGCCTCCACCCTGTCCGTCTGCTCCAGCGACCTGAGCTGCGGCGGCCGCCTCTGCTCGCCCAGCGCTTGCACCAGCTCCTCCTGGCAGGTGGACGATTGCCAGGAGACCTGCTGCGAGCCCCCCTGCTGCgcccccgcctcctgcctgaccctcctctgcacccctgcGAGCTGCGggtccagcccctgcccaccGGCCTGCCCCGGCTCCTGCCAGCCCTCGTGCGGCAGCTGCTCCCCCTGCCAGGAGGGCTGCGGTGtgtctgtctgctgcaagcccgtgtgctgcacccctgtctgctgcaagccccTGTGCTGTGAGtcctccccctgctgccagcaGTCTAGCTGCCAGCCCTCCTGCGGTAGCTGCTCCCCCTGCCAGGAGGGCTGCTGTAtgtctgtctgctgcaagcccgtgtgctgcACCCCCGTCTGCTGCACCCCAGTCTGCTGCAAGCCCCTGTGCTGTGAGTCCTCCCTCTGCTGCCAGCAGTCTAGCTGCCAGCCCTCTTGCTgcagctcctccccctgccaggaagacagctgtgtgtctgtctgctgcaagcccatgtgctgcacccctgtctgctgcaagccTGTGTGCTGCAAGCCTGTGTGCTGCAAGCCCGTCTGCTGCACCCCAgtctgctgcaagcccgtctGCTGTACCCCTGTCTGCAGCAAGCCTGTCTGCTGCCAGgcctccccctgctgccagcccagcccctgcagaCCCTCCTCCTGCGTGTCCCTCCTCTGCCGCCCCGTGTGCAGGCCCGCCTGGTGcgtccccctctccccctgccagcGCAGCTGCTGCCCCCAGGCCTCCAGCGTGTCCCTGCTGTGCCGCCCCATGTGCTCCCGCTGATGGGGCACGTGCCCCTGGGGCGCTGggctcaggccccacccagggaccGTGGGCCTCCCGGCCACCCCTCAGCCCAGCCCTCACCTGTGCTAGGTGGCTGCCCCCACCCACGATGGGGTCCCCCTGGGTGTCCACTCTCCTGACCTGAccttcacctcctccctcccaagAACGCGGACCCCGTGGCTCCCCGGGGCTCCTGCTCCCGGGATGCACCTCCACCTGCCCTGGGtcacctgccttccctcccagCTCCTCTGCTTGGTCACCTGACCTCGCCCTCCAACCTGTGGGCACCTCCCTGGCACCCCAATAAACTCACTTCACCCGCTGACCTGCTTCCTTTCATCTGACTCTCCTGGGGGTGGGGTCCGGGGGTTTGGACCCAACAGTGGTCCCTTCCCTCGTGAACATTTTTGGGAGGAGTGATGAGAGGTCCCCAAGGGCCAGGGCCCAACTGCTCtgggcggggccgcggggtggGACTCACGCCCTGGCACAGATGGTCAGGGCTGCTGGGCCCCGAGTGGGTCCCCGGGGCCCCTGAGGCTGGCCACCTGCATACGGGGCgtggcctggggggctcagcccaGGCCCGTCTCCACCCACTGCCCCAGCTGGGCAAAGTGTCCCGGACAAGCCTGCCTGGGGGCCGCAGGCAGCACAgcccggggggcctgggggcctcctGGGGTCCCCCTGGGGTCTTCCCGCGTGCTCTGCTCATCCCGTGGAGAGGCGGCGGGCTGGGGAAGGCACTGCTCTAAGCCCCCAAAGGAAACGACTAGGTTGGAAGCACAATCTTCAGGTCTTCAGGGTGGCAGGAGCCCCAGGATCCCGTCCTGGGCAGGACTCAGGACATCAGCTGGTAGGTCTGGACTCCGCCTGGGAGCAGGAGGGACACGGAGTCACGGGGCAGGGCCTGCCCTGGGAACCCCGTCAGGCCTGGACATGCCCAGTGCTCTGGACAACGCTGCTCTGATGTCAGGATGGCACTGACGTCACGGGAGGACACTTGTTGACAAAGGCAGAGGCAACCCCCTATGTCGCCCGCCAGcgtgcccccgcccctgccctcacctcagGAACGCTTGTCCTCAGTGGTTTGCACAAGTGACCTGTGACTCTCTGGGCTTTGCTGATGGTGCCTGGCATGTGTCACTTCCGGAGGGCCCGTGGGGTGAAGTGCCCTGAGCCCACGTGCTATTCCTTTGATTTATTTGTGACAAACACTGCTGGCCTCACCCAGCCCTAGCCGTTCTCATGGGCTCGCACTACGGCAGGCACCCAAAGGACGGGGGTTTAAACTCACAGCTGCTCTCTGACGTCCGAGCTCCTCatcccctcctcacctcctcttTACTGGGAAATGAAGTGTTGGGAAAACACAGTAGAGAGACACCCATGTGGCCTGTAGCCAGGAAGCCATAAAGGCCACCCAGGAAAGGCTCCTCTGGGCACCCCTGACCTCCACCCTGaccccacccagccccaggccACCATGTGTCACAGCATCTGCTTCATGGCCTCCAGCCTGGGTGTCCCAGGGCCACCTGcttcccaccccctgcctctgggcTATGAGAGCTCCTGGGCCCCCCAGGGGCTCAGGGCTCTGCTGGGGCGGCCCCTGTGCAGCCCacctcctcctgcagcccagcTGGCTACTCCATGCGCTTCCCTCGGGGTCCTGCCTGCCTGACCTAGATTGTCCCCTAAAGGCCCCTGCCTGCTGCGGAGCCAACCTCTCCAAGCTCACCCTTGACTCAGGAGGAAGCCACCCAGCCAGCCATTCCCTTTCACAGCCAGTCTGTTACTGTGGACTCCTTCCAGGGCTGACCCACCCACATCTGCATCCCCCGCCCCCAGAAAGTGCCCCAAAGCACCCCCGGATGCCCTGAAAGGTAGAGCCCAGGGACCCCTCTGGGCCAGACAGGCAACAGGAGACTTCCTCAGCCCCACATGACCCCTGGGCCAGTCTAACCATGCAACTCGTTTCCTGCAGAATAACCCCCAACAAATACTTTAGAGTCTCACACCCTTTTCCTCTGTTTCCTGTGGTGGTTTCACTGACAAAGGGGACCCACAACTCATCTGGGAACATGGAGCTCAGGGGAGCGATGTGATCATTAGCCGGCACCCAAggacctctgtccctcctctgtgGGGCTTATATTGTCATCTTTGGAGGACCAGGAGCTCCTGAACATGATGCCTGCCATGGGCCATGTCTACTTCCAGTCGTTGCTCTGCTGTCTGGCCACCATCACAGTCTGAGACTTTGTTCCCAGGAAAACCCTGTGGGCACCAAATGGGCTGAGAACAAAGACCCCAACCCACTGTAAGTAGAAGCAGCTCCTCCCCACGCACAGATGAGGGCTGTCCCGACATCAGCACATGCCACAGTCCTGTTGGGAAGTAGGGACAGGGAAGACTGGCAGTTGGTTTGTCTGGTGTCCAGACAGTCTTCTAGGGACAGGTGGCATCCTACATTCACAGACACCAAAATGTCGTGTGCTCCAGCACCGTGCCAGCTACTGGGATGCAGAGGGCAGAGAAGAGGACACAGCCTCTGGGGCTCCCACCTACTGGGCTGGGTTGGCAGAGAGCAGCTGGGAAAGGACGACTGGAAACAGCAATAGTGGAGAAAGGCCAGAACAGTGTGAAAACATGTCCAGACCAGAGGGTGGGAGCAAATGTCACATGTCCAGATATAGCCAGACGCAGCTTCCCACACACGTGAGCAAATCTGAGAATGAAGTCCTGGAACTGCAGAGCAATGGGTCAAATGGTGGAGGCAAGAAAATCACATTGCCCACAGAGGGTCCTCTTTACAGCAGTATAGATTCTCAGCATGGGGGTTACCTTTTTCTATCTTTGCCAACTTGATAAGAAATAATACCTTATGGTTGCTCCTTGTCCCTAGACACATAGAATCGCAAAGGGTGATACACCATTAGGGGTTTATGCAGAAACAGGGGGATGGGCATCTGAAGTCTCTCCAGTTTTGATCATTACAAACAATGCCACCATGAGGGTCCTCACCGCTTACCTGTGTGCACAGGTGTATGTTTTCACCGTGCctaaattcccagaagtgggaCTTCCAGGTCAGAGTTTGCTGATTTTAAATTCTGAGAGATACCAACAAATGTCCTCAAAAGGACTTTTAAAAGTTGTGCCTACTAAGAGTGATCAGAAAAAATGGGCAGTAGGGAACTCTAAGGGCCCACCCCTACACCCCCatagaaacactgaaaaaaactggcaaagaaTCAAATGGTCAAGGGGTTACAATGACCAAGGAAATGCTCCATCAAGAACAAAGTGGTTGCAGCCTGGTGGACTGGGTGCCAGTGAGGGCCCTGGTTCTGGCAAGAGCAAGCCCCATTCTATGAGAAGTGTGGTTGTCTGAGCAGTGGCTCTGGAGGTGCCCACACCAAGGGCTTGGCTTAATTTCTCATAACTTCAAGGCAAAGAAGCAGCTACATGGAGAGAGTTTGTCAAATGAACCCACTGCTGCCTGGGGAAAAGGTATCAGTTGTGGCAAACAGAAGACACCCCAAAAAGCCAAGGACAGAAAGCTGGCGAATGAAATGTTTGGAGGAATAAGGTTTTCAGGCTTCCACAGATGGCTGGGAGACCAGAAGACCCCACACATGCCTGCAAGGGGCCCATGCTCAGAAAGGAGCTGAGAAAGCCCTGGACACTCACCACTGGCTACACGTCCAGTTCTGACAGGCATGATGTGAAGGTGAAGGCAGATCTGTCAACTGTCCAGCCCAGGGCTGTGGGCGTGGTCCCAACACACAAGCAGAGCCCAGCCGCCAAGACTGAGAGAAAAGTCTTGTTTGGCTCCAGGTGTTTAAGGAAGTTTCTGTCAAATCAGTATCTGACCACTAGGCTAATGGAACGCTGAGCACACCTGACAAAGAGTGCAGTCATTACAATATAGTTTAGAAGGGTCACTGatcaaaaacacaatgacagGTCACAGCAATCAGCAACAAAAACTATAGGGAAGGGGAGAATCTGATATCCAGAATTATTACATGATAATACGCAAAATGtccagctttcaacaaaaaacatgaaggatgcaaagaaagaagaaaggatgactcgttcacaggttaaaaaaaaaaaaaaagcaattagcaGAAAATGCCCTTGAGAAAGCCCAGGGATTTAACTTTCTagacaaaacttttatttttttttaaagattttatttatttatttaacacacagaaagagagagagagagaaagcacaagcaagggaagcaggaggtagaggaagagggagaagcaggctccctgctgagccagcaatccccatggggcttgatcccaggacctcaggatcatgacttgagctgaaggcagatgcttcaccaactgagccacccaggcgtctctagacaaaacttttatttttttaagattttatttatttattcatgagagacacagagagagggagagggcagagacataggcagagggagaagtaggcttcctgcaaggagcctgatatgggactagatcccagatcccaggatcacaccctcagccgaaggcagacattcaaccgctgagccactcagccatccctagacaaaaattttaagtaaactctctTAATATACTCTAAGAGTCAAGGAAAATCATGAACAAAGAACTAAGAGAAACCAAGAGCATAATGTTCATGAAATTGAGAATATCAGTAAAGAGACAGAAGTATAAAAAAggaaccaaacagaaattctagGGTTATTGAACCAATTGCAATCACTGAATCGATAACTTTACTAGAGGAGCTCAATAGCACATGTGAGcaggcaaaagaaagaattagtaaaTACGGAGACAGGACAGTTGAAATACTCTGGTTTGAGGAGTTGATGGGAAAAAGGAATAAGGATAAGTGAAAAGAGGCTGCGAGACCCGTGGGACGCCATCAAGTAGACCAACATGCACTCGACAGGAATCTCCtaaagagaggggagagaagaggggctaaaaaaaaagttgaagaaataatggccaaaaaaaCTTTTcgaattaaaaaagaataggaatCTACACATCTAAGAAGCTCAGTGAACTCCAAAGAGAATAAACCCAGAGACACCCACACTAATATATGATAACCAAATTATAcaaagacagagaatcttaaaagcagcaagagggaAGATTAGCAGCCAATTCCTCATCAGAAATGTGGGAGCAGGAGGGACAGTGTATGTAAAGCGCTGGAAGAAGGACCACCAACCAAGAATTTCATGCCCCACAAATGTGCACTTGCCAAGTGAAGCAAAGATTAAGACacgtctgggatccctgggtggcgcagcggtttggcg from Canis aureus isolate CA01 chromosome 30, VMU_Caureus_v.1.0, whole genome shotgun sequence includes the following:
- the LOC144301685 gene encoding uncharacterized protein LOC144301685; translation: MADTCCSRTCLIAASTLSVCSSDLSCGGRLCSPSACTSSSWQVDDCQETCCEPPCCAPASCLTLLCTPASCGSSPCPPACPGSCQPSCGSCSPCQEGCGVSVCCKPVCCTPVCCKPLCCESSPCCQQSSCQPSCGSCSPCQEGCCMSVCCKPVCCTPVCCTPVCCKPLCCESSLCCQQSSCQPSCCSSSPCQEDSCVSVCCKPMCCTPVCCKPVCCKPVCCKPVCCTPVCCKPVCCTPVCSKPVCCQASPCCQPSPCRPSSCVSLLCRPVCRPAWCVPLSPCQRSCCPQASSVSLLCRPMCSR